A genomic region of Methylobacterium durans contains the following coding sequences:
- a CDS encoding extracellular solute-binding protein codes for MPSLRSRTVLAAIWALVVLSLAWSARAAERPRLTIYTASQKEQVAATEAAVARLVPEADIAWVRASTGIITNRVLEEGRFPKADMIFGLSASSMLVLKQAALLEAYRPEGVDQIRSSFLDPGAPYSFTGMDVYFPVICMNVEQAKRDRVASPMLWRDLADASLKGRIVMAHPGSSGTGYGLVAGWLQSMGEAAGWAFMDALHENVDVYLHTGSAPCLDVAHGKHLLGLGLDMRAAVEKARGAPIETIIPLDRVGWDLETFGIIRGTPHLTLAKRIADWAVTREANEIYAQSYSIVAHPGARIPAAIALSHAEARMAKVSLAWMAENRERVIAEWVRRYDAKAAPR; via the coding sequence TTGCCTTCCCTGCGTTCCCGAACCGTCCTCGCCGCGATCTGGGCCCTCGTCGTCCTCTCACTGGCATGGTCTGCACGGGCGGCGGAACGGCCGCGACTGACGATCTACACGGCGAGCCAGAAGGAACAGGTCGCGGCGACGGAAGCCGCCGTCGCTCGGCTCGTTCCCGAGGCCGACATCGCGTGGGTGCGCGCCTCCACGGGCATCATCACGAACCGGGTCCTCGAAGAGGGGAGGTTTCCCAAAGCCGACATGATCTTCGGCCTCTCGGCGTCCAGCATGCTGGTCCTCAAGCAGGCCGCCCTGCTCGAAGCCTACAGGCCCGAGGGCGTCGACCAGATCCGATCGTCCTTCCTCGATCCGGGCGCGCCCTACAGCTTCACCGGGATGGACGTGTATTTCCCCGTGATCTGCATGAACGTCGAGCAGGCGAAGCGCGACCGCGTCGCGAGCCCGATGCTGTGGCGCGATCTGGCCGACGCGAGCCTCAAGGGCCGCATCGTGATGGCGCATCCGGGCTCGTCCGGGACCGGTTACGGCCTCGTGGCCGGCTGGCTCCAGAGCATGGGCGAGGCGGCGGGCTGGGCTTTCATGGATGCCCTGCACGAGAACGTCGACGTCTATCTCCACACCGGCTCGGCGCCCTGCCTCGACGTCGCGCACGGGAAGCATCTGCTCGGGTTGGGGCTCGACATGCGCGCCGCCGTCGAGAAGGCGCGGGGTGCCCCGATCGAGACGATCATCCCCCTCGACCGGGTCGGATGGGACCTGGAGACCTTCGGCATCATCAGGGGCACGCCCCACCTGACGCTCGCGAAGCGGATCGCCGATTGGGCGGTGACGCGCGAGGCCAATGAGATCTATGCCCAGAGCTACTCGATCGTCGCGCATCCGGGAGCACGGATTCCGGCAGCGATCGCGCTGTCCCACGCGGAGGCACGGATGGCGAAGGTGAGCCTGGCCTGGATGGCGGAGAACCGCGAGCGCGTCATCGCCGAATGGGTGCGGCGCTATGATGCCAAGGCTGCCCCGCGCTGA
- the glxR gene encoding 2-hydroxy-3-oxopropionate reductase, protein MKIGFIGLGIMGRPMAENLIRAGHSLFLKSGSRPVPAELIEAGGTACDSARAVAERAEIVITMVPDTPQVEEVLFGPAGVAEGLTPGKTVIDMSSISPIATKGFARRINERGCDYLDAPVSGGEVGAKAGSLTVMVGGPEAAFERARPLFEVMGKNITLVGGNGDGQTTKVANQIIVALTIEAVGEALVFAAKAGADPARVRAALMGGFAASRILEVHGQRMVERAFEPGFRIELHRKDLNLALEGAQALGVPLPNTATAQELFNTCIAHGGRAWDHSAMVQALELMANHALGSAPEPA, encoded by the coding sequence ATGAAGATCGGATTCATCGGGCTCGGCATCATGGGCCGGCCCATGGCGGAAAACCTCATCCGGGCAGGCCACAGCCTGTTCCTGAAATCGGGATCGCGCCCGGTGCCGGCGGAGCTGATCGAGGCCGGTGGCACGGCCTGCGACAGCGCGCGAGCCGTCGCGGAGCGGGCCGAGATCGTCATCACGATGGTGCCCGACACGCCGCAGGTCGAGGAGGTGCTGTTCGGCCCCGCCGGCGTCGCGGAGGGCCTCACGCCCGGCAAGACCGTGATCGACATGAGCTCGATCTCGCCGATCGCCACCAAGGGCTTCGCCCGCCGCATCAACGAGCGCGGCTGCGACTACCTCGACGCCCCTGTCTCGGGCGGCGAGGTCGGTGCGAAGGCCGGCTCGCTGACCGTCATGGTGGGCGGGCCCGAGGCCGCCTTCGAGCGGGCGAGGCCCCTGTTCGAGGTTATGGGGAAGAACATCACGCTCGTCGGCGGCAACGGCGACGGGCAGACCACGAAGGTCGCCAACCAGATCATCGTCGCCCTCACGATCGAGGCGGTGGGCGAGGCCCTGGTCTTCGCCGCGAAGGCGGGGGCCGATCCCGCCCGCGTCCGCGCGGCCCTGATGGGCGGCTTCGCCGCCTCCCGCATCCTGGAGGTGCACGGCCAGCGCATGGTCGAGCGCGCCTTCGAGCCCGGCTTCCGGATCGAGCTGCACCGGAAGGACCTGAACCTCGCGCTGGAGGGCGCGCAGGCGCTCGGCGTGCCTCTTCCGAACACCGCCACGGCCCAGGAACTGTTCAACACCTGCATCGCGCATGGCGGACGGGCCTGGGATCATTCCGCGATGGTGCAGGCGCTCGAACTGATGGCGAACCACGCGCTGGGGTCGGCGCCCGAGCCGGCCTGA
- a CDS encoding efflux RND transporter periplasmic adaptor subunit, translating to MVRLPAPLWALWLGAALCNPVRAEPDPASALPVGTVVAERRAIDKAHDFVGRVEAVSRVEVRARVTGFLDAVLFKEGELIKDGAPLYRIEPDLFEAAVKQAEGTLERSRAAETLAKIQLNRAQELLDRNSGTVVARDQARAALHQAKGAVTGDEASLETARINLGYTQISAPIAGKVGRTSVTKGNVVGPDSGVLTSIVSQDPMYVTFPVSQREFLRYQQGGDRPDRSKVGVRIRFQDGSEYGQVGRVDFVNISVDRATDTVVVRAVMPNPAGALRDGQLVRVALQVGAPEQKVVVPQAALIADQGGVYVFAVEDGRAVTKRVKPGPGGTGPDAVIEEGLSGGELVIVDGLQRVRPGIPVRANPIGPSASRT from the coding sequence ATGGTCCGCCTTCCCGCTCCGCTGTGGGCCCTGTGGCTCGGCGCCGCCCTCTGCAATCCCGTCCGGGCAGAGCCCGATCCCGCTTCCGCACTCCCCGTCGGCACGGTCGTGGCCGAGCGCAGGGCCATCGACAAGGCCCACGATTTCGTCGGGCGGGTGGAGGCGGTGAGCCGCGTCGAGGTGCGCGCGCGGGTGACCGGCTTCCTCGACGCCGTCCTCTTCAAGGAGGGCGAGCTGATCAAGGACGGGGCGCCGCTCTACCGGATCGAGCCCGACCTGTTCGAAGCCGCCGTCAAGCAGGCGGAGGGCACGCTGGAGCGCAGCCGGGCCGCAGAGACGCTCGCGAAGATCCAGCTGAATCGGGCGCAGGAACTGCTCGACCGCAATTCCGGCACCGTCGTCGCCCGCGATCAGGCGCGCGCGGCCCTGCACCAGGCGAAGGGCGCGGTCACCGGCGACGAGGCGAGCCTTGAGACGGCGCGGATCAACCTCGGATACACGCAGATCTCCGCGCCGATCGCCGGCAAAGTCGGCCGCACCAGCGTGACCAAGGGCAACGTGGTCGGCCCGGACAGCGGCGTGCTGACCTCGATCGTCAGCCAGGATCCGATGTACGTGACCTTCCCGGTCAGCCAGCGGGAGTTCCTGCGCTACCAGCAGGGGGGCGACCGGCCCGACCGCAGCAAGGTCGGGGTGCGGATCCGATTCCAGGACGGCTCCGAGTACGGACAGGTGGGCCGCGTCGATTTCGTCAACATCAGCGTCGACCGCGCGACCGATACCGTCGTGGTGCGCGCGGTCATGCCGAATCCGGCCGGCGCGCTACGGGACGGGCAGCTCGTCCGGGTCGCGCTCCAGGTCGGGGCGCCCGAGCAGAAGGTCGTCGTGCCGCAGGCGGCGCTCATCGCCGACCAGGGCGGCGTATACGTCTTCGCCGTCGAGGATGGCCGGGCGGTGACGAAGCGGGTCAAGCCCGGCCCGGGCGGCACCGGGCCGGACGCCGTGATCGAGGAGGGCCTCTCCGGCGGCGAGCTCGTGATCGTCGATGGGCTGCAGCGGGTCCGGCCCGGGATTCCCGTGCGGGCGAACCCGATCGGTCCGTCCGCCAGCAGGACCTGA
- the gudD gene encoding glucarate dehydratase, which translates to MLTEALRPASHGLSRTPVVTDMKVVPVAGRDSMLLNLSGAHGPFFTRNLVVLTDSTGATGLGEVPGGEGIRRTLEDACDLVLGKPLGAWNGVLNAMRTRFADRDSGGRGLQTFDLRITIHAVAAVESAFLDLLGQFLDVPVAALLGEGQQRDAVEMLGYLFYVGDRRRTDLPYREPRARDGWFRLRDEEALTPGAIARLAEAAYEEYGFNDFKLKGGVLAGEDEIAAVTAIHERFPQARVTLDPNGAWSLAEAVHLCKGRGDVLAYAEDPCGAEDGFSGREVMAEFRRATGLPTATNMIATDWRQMNHAIQLGAVDIPLADPHFWTLAGSVRVAQLCRDHGLTWGSHSNNHFDVSLAMFTHVAAAAPGRVTAIDTHWIWQDGQRLTRESLPIRGGLVRVPERPGLGIELDWAEVEAAHALYRDHGLGARDDAAAMQFLIPGWTFDNKCPCLVR; encoded by the coding sequence ATGCTCACCGAAGCTCTCCGCCCCGCCTCGCACGGCTTGTCCCGCACGCCGGTCGTGACCGACATGAAGGTCGTGCCCGTGGCCGGCCGCGACAGCATGCTCCTGAACCTCAGCGGCGCGCACGGCCCCTTCTTCACCCGCAACCTCGTCGTCCTGACAGACTCCACCGGGGCCACCGGGCTCGGCGAGGTGCCCGGCGGCGAGGGCATCCGCCGGACCCTCGAGGACGCATGCGACCTCGTCCTCGGCAAGCCCCTCGGCGCCTGGAACGGCGTGCTCAACGCCATGCGCACCCGCTTCGCCGACCGCGATTCCGGCGGGCGCGGCCTCCAGACCTTCGACCTGCGCATCACCATCCACGCGGTCGCGGCGGTTGAATCGGCCTTCCTCGACCTCCTCGGGCAGTTCCTCGACGTGCCGGTGGCGGCGCTCCTCGGCGAGGGCCAGCAGCGCGATGCCGTCGAGATGCTGGGCTACCTGTTCTACGTCGGCGACCGCCGCCGGACCGACCTGCCCTACCGCGAGCCGCGAGCCCGCGACGGCTGGTTCCGCCTGCGCGACGAGGAGGCGCTGACGCCCGGAGCGATCGCCCGGCTCGCCGAGGCGGCCTACGAGGAATACGGCTTCAACGACTTCAAGCTGAAGGGCGGCGTGCTGGCGGGCGAGGACGAGATCGCCGCCGTGACCGCGATCCACGAGCGCTTCCCCCAGGCGCGCGTCACGCTCGACCCGAACGGCGCGTGGTCGCTCGCCGAGGCGGTCCATCTCTGCAAGGGGCGCGGCGACGTGCTCGCCTACGCGGAGGACCCGTGCGGGGCCGAGGACGGCTTCTCCGGCCGCGAGGTCATGGCCGAGTTCCGGCGCGCCACCGGCCTGCCCACCGCCACCAACATGATCGCCACCGACTGGCGCCAGATGAACCACGCGATCCAGCTCGGCGCCGTCGATATCCCGCTCGCCGATCCGCATTTTTGGACGTTGGCCGGCTCGGTGCGCGTCGCCCAGCTCTGCCGCGACCACGGCCTGACCTGGGGTTCGCACTCGAACAACCACTTCGACGTGTCGCTCGCCATGTTCACGCACGTCGCCGCGGCCGCGCCCGGCCGCGTCACCGCCATCGACACGCACTGGATCTGGCAGGACGGCCAGCGTCTCACCCGCGAGTCCCTCCCGATTCGCGGCGGCCTCGTGCGCGTGCCGGAGCGACCCGGCCTCGGCATCGAGCTCGACTGGGCAGAGGTCGAGGCGGCGCACGCCCTCTACCGCGACCACGGGCTCGGCGCCCGCGACGACGCGGCGGCGATGCAGTTCCTCATCCCCGGCTGGACCTTCGACAACAAGTGTCCCTGCCTCGTGCGCTGA
- a CDS encoding LysR substrate-binding domain-containing protein: MLDFSQLRCFVAVAEELHFGRAAARLNMTQPPLSRQIQVLERVLDAQLLDRTSRSVRLTAAGRSFLPEARHILRLAETATHVTRQVAAGRSGVLKLGFTAASAYDFLPRLVTACREALPDVMLSLREMVTKDQIEGLLSGQIDAGLIRPPVTHPELDSARALAEPLVAALPAGHPLAAKESLALTDFAGAPFIAYAPHEAHYFHDLVVTLFAEAGVQPSVRQQLTQIHSILALVRAGLGLALVPEAAERLRFEAVAFRPLALPRPRPAELYLTWRREQDDPLLGRLRAVVRDMSAP, from the coding sequence ATGCTCGATTTCAGCCAGCTCCGCTGCTTCGTCGCCGTGGCGGAGGAGCTGCATTTCGGGCGCGCGGCGGCCCGACTCAACATGACCCAGCCGCCGCTCTCGCGGCAGATACAGGTGCTGGAGCGTGTCCTCGACGCGCAGCTCCTCGACCGGACCAGCCGGTCCGTCCGGCTCACCGCGGCCGGGCGCAGCTTTCTGCCGGAGGCGCGCCACATCCTGCGCCTCGCCGAGACCGCCACGCACGTGACCCGGCAGGTCGCGGCCGGGCGCTCCGGCGTGCTCAAGCTCGGCTTCACGGCGGCCTCGGCCTACGATTTTCTGCCTCGCCTCGTCACCGCCTGCCGCGAGGCTCTGCCCGACGTGATGCTGTCGTTGCGCGAGATGGTGACGAAGGATCAGATCGAGGGTCTGCTCTCGGGCCAGATCGATGCCGGCCTGATCCGCCCCCCTGTCACCCATCCGGAGCTCGACTCTGCGCGGGCGCTGGCCGAGCCGCTTGTGGCGGCGCTCCCCGCCGGGCACCCGCTCGCCGCGAAGGAGAGCCTCGCCCTCACCGACTTCGCGGGCGCGCCCTTCATCGCCTACGCCCCGCACGAGGCGCATTATTTCCACGACCTCGTCGTGACGCTCTTCGCCGAGGCAGGCGTCCAGCCGAGCGTGCGCCAGCAGCTGACGCAGATCCACTCGATCCTGGCGCTGGTCCGGGCCGGTCTCGGCCTCGCCCTCGTGCCCGAGGCGGCCGAGCGCCTGCGCTTCGAGGCGGTGGCGTTCCGGCCGCTGGCGCTGCCCCGGCCCCGCCCGGCCGAGCTTTACCTGACATGGCGCCGCGAGCAGGACGATCCGCTGCTCGGCCGCCTGCGCGCGGTCGTGCGGGACATGTCCGCGCCCTGA
- a CDS encoding AraC family transcriptional regulator translates to MSSERVSARTDPVAAAPRPAGSRSDDGRGDGSAILIEAACAVLARLGADPARLFAEAGLASESSRSEDEPVSGAALGQLIAYGVDHTHCPDLGLRIGQRVTLTSLGPVGTLLRNSETVGDAMHALEVHPWGWNCGAAVRLCVEGDLALFCYLPFEPGADEAGFRSEGALATSTNVVRTLCGASWTPLEVLLPRSAPEETTPYRSFFGAPVRFDQEMAAMVFPSRLLKERVAGADAAARRLAEGQVLRFEAAHPTQFADALRRLLRSEVVAERWRGISIARHLSLHRRTLSRRLRAEGTTFRSLAQETRFEIAKQLLVNTNLSLVQISASLDFSESAAFSHAFRRWSGTTPTAWRAAHQHPGRVPA, encoded by the coding sequence ATGTCATCTGAACGTGTCTCTGCGCGCACCGATCCGGTGGCCGCCGCTCCTCGTCCTGCCGGGTCGCGAAGCGACGACGGCCGTGGGGATGGTTCGGCTATCCTCATCGAGGCGGCCTGCGCTGTCCTCGCGCGCCTCGGCGCCGATCCGGCGCGCCTGTTCGCCGAGGCCGGCTTGGCGTCGGAGTCGTCCCGGTCGGAAGACGAACCGGTCTCCGGTGCGGCGCTCGGGCAGCTCATCGCCTACGGCGTCGACCACACCCATTGTCCCGACCTCGGCCTCCGCATCGGCCAGCGAGTCACTCTGACCTCCCTCGGGCCCGTCGGCACCCTCCTCCGGAATTCCGAGACCGTGGGCGACGCGATGCATGCCCTGGAGGTCCACCCGTGGGGCTGGAATTGCGGGGCCGCGGTCAGGCTCTGCGTCGAGGGCGATCTCGCCCTCTTCTGCTACCTGCCCTTCGAGCCGGGGGCGGACGAGGCGGGCTTCCGGTCGGAGGGCGCCCTTGCCACGAGCACGAACGTGGTCCGGACCCTGTGCGGCGCGAGCTGGACCCCGCTGGAGGTTCTCCTGCCCCGGTCGGCGCCGGAAGAGACGACGCCCTATCGAAGCTTTTTCGGCGCGCCGGTCCGGTTCGACCAGGAAATGGCCGCGATGGTCTTCCCGTCGCGCCTGCTCAAGGAACGGGTCGCAGGCGCCGATGCGGCCGCACGACGCTTGGCGGAAGGCCAGGTCCTTCGCTTCGAGGCCGCGCATCCGACGCAGTTCGCCGACGCGCTTCGCCGCCTGCTCCGGTCGGAGGTCGTCGCGGAGCGCTGGCGCGGAATCTCCATCGCCCGACACCTCTCGCTTCATCGGCGGACGCTGAGCCGGCGCCTGCGCGCCGAGGGCACGACCTTTCGTTCGCTGGCGCAGGAGACGCGCTTCGAGATCGCCAAGCAGCTGCTGGTCAACACCAATCTCAGCCTCGTCCAGATCTCGGCAAGCCTCGACTTCTCCGAATCGGCGGCCTTCTCCCACGCCTTCCGGCGCTGGTCGGGCACGACGCCGACCGCGTGGCGGGCGGCCCATCAGCACCCCGGCCGGGTCCCGGCCTGA
- a CDS encoding HpcH/HpaI aldolase family protein — MDILKNRFKAAIGAGRQQIGLWCSLASPISTEIVAGSGFDWLLLDMEHSANDLRDIYGQLQAMGEGSASAMVRVPSDEPITIKRILDTGAQSLMIPNIDDADQARRAVAATRYAPRGVRGFSQAPRAARFGRVPDYHARCEAEIFVAVQIESRRALDNLEEIAGVEGVDGVFIGPGDLSTSLGYLGQQNHPEVVRVVEETIRRIVRTGKAAGILTANEELAKRYVAAGTRFTAVGSDMGLLARSSEALAARFRAQG, encoded by the coding sequence ATGGACATTCTCAAGAACCGCTTCAAGGCGGCGATCGGCGCGGGCCGGCAGCAGATCGGCCTCTGGTGCAGCCTCGCGAGCCCGATCTCGACCGAGATCGTGGCCGGATCCGGCTTCGACTGGCTGCTCCTCGACATGGAGCACTCGGCCAACGACCTGCGCGACATCTACGGCCAGTTGCAGGCCATGGGGGAGGGCAGCGCCAGCGCCATGGTGCGGGTGCCGAGCGACGAGCCGATCACGATCAAGCGCATCCTCGATACGGGCGCGCAGTCGCTGATGATCCCGAACATCGACGATGCCGATCAGGCCCGCCGGGCGGTGGCGGCGACCCGCTATGCCCCGAGGGGCGTGCGCGGCTTCTCGCAGGCGCCCCGCGCCGCTCGCTTCGGCCGCGTGCCGGATTACCACGCCCGCTGCGAGGCGGAGATCTTCGTCGCGGTGCAGATCGAGTCGCGCCGCGCCTTGGACAACCTCGAGGAGATTGCCGGCGTCGAGGGCGTCGACGGGGTCTTCATCGGGCCCGGCGACCTCTCGACCAGCCTCGGCTATCTCGGCCAGCAGAACCATCCGGAGGTGGTCCGCGTGGTCGAGGAGACGATCCGGCGCATCGTCCGCACCGGCAAGGCCGCCGGCATCCTCACCGCCAACGAGGAGCTGGCAAAGCGCTACGTCGCGGCCGGCACGCGCTTCACGGCCGTCGGCTCGGACATGGGGCTGCTGGCGCGCAGCTCCGAGGCGCTGGCGGCCCGTTTCCGCGCTCAGGGCTGA
- a CDS encoding MFS transporter encodes MSAGLAMTAARRSRVRLVIVTMLFIATTINYADRATLSIAGPSLAKDLGLDAVAMGYVFSAFAWSYVLAQLPGGWLLDRFGAKWVYAGAIFLWSAFTLLQGMVGFFAGFTAVALLFALRLCVGLAEAPVFPANARITAAWFPTSERGTASAFFNASQYFATVLFTPLMGWVVHQFGWHHVFTLMGALGIAFALLWTQVVYGPKDHPAINQGERDYIEAGGALLDMDGQGTTRQARAGRTIAQLLSNRMLLGIYIGQYCITTLTYFFLTWFPVYLVKERGLSILQAGFAAVLPALCGFVGGILGGYLSDLLLKRGYSLTAARKIPIVGGMLLSMIIIGCNYVQADALVVGLMALAFFGKGIGALGWAVVSDTSPRETGGLSGGLFNTFGNTAGITTPIVIGYIVQQTGSFNGALVFVGLNALVAVLCYLVIVGEIRRVELR; translated from the coding sequence ATGAGCGCCGGTCTGGCCATGACCGCGGCGAGGCGGAGTCGCGTGCGGCTCGTCATCGTCACGATGCTGTTCATCGCGACCACCATCAACTACGCCGACCGGGCGACCCTCTCGATCGCCGGGCCCTCGCTCGCCAAGGATCTCGGCCTCGACGCCGTGGCGATGGGCTACGTGTTCTCGGCCTTCGCGTGGTCCTACGTGCTCGCGCAATTGCCCGGCGGCTGGCTGCTCGATCGGTTCGGCGCGAAGTGGGTCTATGCCGGCGCGATCTTCCTGTGGTCCGCCTTCACCCTGCTCCAGGGCATGGTCGGATTCTTCGCGGGCTTCACGGCCGTCGCCCTCCTGTTCGCCCTCCGCCTCTGCGTCGGGCTCGCCGAAGCACCCGTGTTCCCGGCCAATGCCCGCATCACGGCGGCCTGGTTCCCGACGAGCGAGCGCGGCACGGCATCCGCCTTCTTCAACGCCTCCCAGTACTTCGCCACCGTGCTGTTCACGCCCCTGATGGGCTGGGTGGTCCACCAATTCGGCTGGCATCACGTCTTCACGCTGATGGGAGCCCTCGGCATCGCCTTCGCCCTCCTGTGGACGCAGGTCGTCTACGGACCGAAGGACCACCCGGCCATCAACCAGGGCGAGCGCGATTACATCGAGGCGGGCGGCGCGCTCCTCGACATGGACGGGCAGGGCACGACGCGGCAGGCGCGGGCGGGCCGGACCATCGCGCAGCTGCTCTCTAACCGCATGCTGCTCGGCATCTATATCGGCCAGTACTGCATCACCACGCTGACCTACTTTTTCCTCACGTGGTTCCCGGTCTACCTCGTGAAGGAGCGGGGTCTCTCGATCCTGCAGGCCGGGTTCGCCGCCGTGCTGCCGGCCCTGTGCGGCTTCGTCGGCGGCATCCTCGGCGGCTACCTCTCCGACCTCCTGCTGAAGCGCGGTTACTCGCTGACCGCCGCCCGCAAGATCCCGATCGTCGGCGGGATGCTGCTCTCGATGATCATCATCGGCTGCAACTATGTCCAGGCGGACGCCCTCGTAGTCGGTCTGATGGCGCTCGCCTTCTTCGGCAAGGGGATCGGGGCGCTCGGCTGGGCGGTCGTCTCCGACACCTCGCCGCGGGAGACCGGCGGCCTCTCCGGCGGCCTGTTCAACACCTTCGGCAACACCGCCGGCATCACCACCCCGATCGTCATCGGCTACATCGTTCAGCAGACGGGCTCGTTCAACGGCGCTCTCGTCTTCGTCGGGCTGAACGCCCTGGTGGCGGTGCTCTGCTACCTCGTCATCGTCGGGGAGATCCGGCGGGTGGAGTTGCGCTGA